A region of uncultured Carboxylicivirga sp. DNA encodes the following proteins:
- a CDS encoding tetratricopeptide repeat protein — protein MQCVKITIALSFFIFVLYSCSIDNLNEEAAINETIVAAPDSMVVAQLIQKSVETYNSKQNSDDAYDSFLKEAEELAINNHLKYQLFDIYNLVGKRLRNKSYYAKAMSFHQNALEVAEELEDPSLLAEIYNQMGTVYRRVDENSKALDMHMKSLTIAENNKDSFHISTAINGIGNVSYNLNRNLAAIEYFQRSLDLSRKMNNTLGMAINTNNIGDAYQKLNNQDSALFYHFESLDYNSKINSKVGQAICYNSIGRVYTTKKQYRLALEYLFKALEANTESGDVMNVAISYSNIGRTYLDDNYPDAAILYLNKALKNAQAIGSKYTAEEASNYLSQAYEKKGMINKALEYHKISSAYRDSTINEKNIFHMAMAEDNYLENTRKLKVEELSKQTLLQKNKIDRQKFHIITVIIVAVVIFIITLLFAFQIRLRNRYKTLKFQQRLLRSQMNPHFIFNALSAIQVFILENDMNKSSHFLSDFSKLMRQVLRSSNFEYISINEEIEILQYYLNLQQLRFSPPFIYDLFVDEELKKSNAMVPPMLIQPFIENAIEHGIRPIGNGGEIKIRFKRGGYGIIIEVEDNGIGIDYAKNINKTGKNHDSMAIKITQERLDIMRKDTRKKTVLEIYDKRSKGVESQGTVAHIEIPVITNKS, from the coding sequence AACAATTGTTGCTGCTCCGGATTCTATGGTTGTTGCACAACTCATTCAAAAATCAGTTGAGACATACAACTCAAAACAAAATAGTGATGACGCTTACGACAGTTTCTTAAAAGAAGCTGAAGAACTTGCTATCAACAATCACCTTAAATATCAACTGTTTGACATTTACAATCTGGTTGGGAAACGCCTGAGAAACAAATCGTATTATGCCAAGGCAATGAGTTTCCATCAAAATGCACTTGAAGTTGCAGAAGAACTGGAAGATCCCTCTTTACTTGCTGAAATATATAACCAGATGGGAACTGTTTACAGGCGTGTAGATGAAAACAGTAAGGCGTTGGATATGCATATGAAATCGCTGACTATTGCTGAAAACAATAAAGACTCTTTTCATATTAGTACTGCAATTAATGGAATTGGTAATGTTAGTTACAATTTAAACCGTAACCTGGCCGCCATAGAATACTTCCAGCGTTCTCTGGATCTTTCAAGAAAGATGAACAATACTTTAGGCATGGCTATTAACACCAATAATATCGGTGATGCCTACCAAAAGTTAAATAACCAGGATTCTGCCCTGTTTTATCATTTCGAATCACTTGATTACAATTCAAAGATTAATAGCAAGGTTGGTCAGGCTATTTGCTATAACAGCATCGGCAGAGTTTACACAACTAAGAAGCAATACCGACTGGCATTAGAATATTTATTTAAAGCCTTAGAAGCGAATACTGAGTCCGGCGATGTTATGAACGTTGCGATTAGTTACTCCAATATAGGTAGAACCTATCTGGACGACAATTACCCCGACGCTGCCATCTTATATTTGAATAAAGCATTGAAAAATGCTCAGGCAATTGGATCAAAATACACTGCCGAAGAGGCTTCTAATTACCTTTCTCAGGCCTACGAGAAAAAAGGCATGATCAACAAGGCTTTGGAATATCATAAAATAAGTTCAGCATACCGCGATAGTACAATCAATGAAAAAAATATCTTTCACATGGCTATGGCGGAAGATAATTATCTGGAAAATACCCGTAAGCTTAAGGTAGAAGAATTAAGCAAGCAGACTTTGTTGCAAAAAAATAAAATTGACAGGCAGAAATTCCACATCATAACAGTAATAATTGTTGCTGTTGTTATCTTTATTATCACTCTGTTATTTGCTTTTCAAATTCGTTTACGCAATCGATACAAAACACTAAAGTTTCAGCAACGATTGTTAAGAAGTCAAATGAATCCTCATTTTATATTTAATGCATTGAGTGCTATACAGGTGTTCATTTTAGAGAATGATATGAATAAATCTAGTCACTTCCTTTCTGATTTCTCTAAACTGATGCGACAGGTTTTGCGAAGCAGTAATTTCGAATACATTTCTATTAATGAGGAGATTGAAATACTACAATATTACTTAAACCTTCAACAATTACGTTTTTCGCCACCATTTATATACGACTTATTTGTAGATGAAGAATTAAAAAAATCAAATGCCATGGTTCCTCCTATGCTTATTCAACCATTTATTGAAAATGCTATTGAACATGGAATCAGACCTATTGGCAATGGAGGGGAGATCAAAATCCGTTTTAAACGAGGTGGCTATGGCATTATTATTGAAGTAGAAGATAACGGTATTGGTATCGATTACGCTAAAAACATCAATAAAACAGGTAAGAACCATGATTCCATGGCGATTAAAATAACCCAGGAACGTCTGGATATTATGAGGAAAGATACAAGGAAAAAGACTGTTTTGGAGATTTACGACAAACGCAGCAAAGGAGTAGAATCACAAGGAACCGTTGCTCATATAGAAATACCTGTAATAACCAATAAATCATAA
- a CDS encoding DNA-binding response regulator — MSQIKLLIVEDDLYNQRAVEKTIENHFQEIEIVAKATSVKEGLEAIEQHHPDLLILDIHLTDGTSFDILRQSDYNSYKVVFMSAYHEYALEALKFSSVDFVFKPFDINELIIAIDKAIDEIMDESYDIKIKALFDNIDFQNKNKKVVLQGKHNVKVCQVEEIVWAKAIVGGANFYFEDGSYFFTSKPLRRYESILSTHAFFRCHPHYLINLLKVKEVKYDMKRIHMTNDDEVAFETRRYNQLINALHPNIQN, encoded by the coding sequence ATGTCACAGATAAAATTGTTAATAGTTGAAGATGATTTATACAACCAAAGGGCTGTAGAAAAGACTATTGAAAACCATTTTCAGGAAATTGAAATAGTGGCAAAGGCAACAAGTGTGAAGGAAGGACTTGAAGCAATTGAACAACATCATCCCGACCTATTAATACTTGACATTCATCTAACCGATGGCACTTCATTTGATATATTACGCCAGAGCGATTACAATTCATACAAAGTAGTTTTCATGTCTGCCTATCACGAATATGCATTGGAGGCTCTTAAATTTTCATCTGTCGATTTTGTTTTTAAACCATTTGATATCAACGAGCTTATCATCGCAATCGACAAGGCAATTGATGAAATAATGGATGAATCATATGACATTAAGATAAAAGCACTGTTCGATAATATCGATTTCCAGAATAAAAACAAAAAAGTAGTACTTCAGGGAAAACACAATGTAAAAGTTTGCCAGGTAGAAGAAATTGTATGGGCCAAAGCAATTGTAGGCGGCGCCAATTTTTATTTTGAAGATGGTAGTTACTTTTTCACCAGTAAACCTCTAAGACGTTACGAATCCATTTTATCAACACATGCTTTTTTTAGATGCCATCCCCACTATCTAATTAATCTTCTGAAAGTTAAAGAAGTGAAATACGACATGAAGCGAATTCATATGACTAATGATGATGAAGTTGCTTTTGAAACACGACGCTACAACCAACTAATCAATGCCTTGCACCCCAATATTCAGAATTAA
- a CDS encoding GNAT family N-acetyltransferase, which translates to MRTVIKSFKELSVEELYGLLKLRAEIFVVEQDCVYNDLDDNDQVAFHLMVKDDEDEIVAYVRMLDKGTRFSQASIGRLVVKKELRFNGLARRIMTEASQWMRLRWGVDEIHISAQKYLKAFYSSLGYETVTDTYLEDGIPHIGMDVKF; encoded by the coding sequence ATGAGGACTGTAATAAAATCATTCAAAGAATTAAGTGTGGAGGAATTGTATGGCTTATTAAAACTGCGGGCGGAGATTTTCGTAGTTGAGCAAGATTGTGTTTATAATGATCTGGATGATAATGATCAGGTTGCTTTTCATTTGATGGTAAAAGATGATGAAGACGAGATCGTTGCCTATGTTCGCATGTTGGATAAAGGTACAAGATTCAGCCAGGCATCAATAGGTCGATTGGTTGTGAAGAAAGAATTACGTTTTAATGGTTTGGCACGCCGCATTATGACAGAAGCATCGCAATGGATGAGGTTACGATGGGGAGTAGATGAAATACATATAAGTGCCCAGAAATATCTGAAGGCTTTTTATTCCAGCTTAGGATATGAAACAGTTACTGATACCTATCTAGAAGATGGGATTCCTCACATTGGAATGGATGTGAAATTTTAA